DNA sequence from the Gemmatimonas sp. UBA7669 genome:
ATGCGAGAGCAGTTCGTCGGTCTCCGTGGCGCCGTTGGCCTCGATGAACATCACGGCCCGCTCGTCGTCAGTCTCGGGAGGCACGGCATAGAGCGTATCCAGCAACTCACGCAGCGAACCGCAGCACACACACTCGCCATTGAGCGGCGTAACGAGCGCTTCCAGCTCGCCGAGCCGGGCGGCGTCGATGGTGGCGTTCTCGAAGTCGTTGAGAATGACCCGCGAGCGCGTTCCGCGCGCATGCAGCGCCGGAATGAGCTGAGACAGCAAACGGGTCTTGCCGGCCCCGAGAAATCCGGCCAGCAGCACGAGCGGCATCATGTCTGCAATCAAGAGGGGGGACGGTGCGGACACCAGCAGCGGCGGCGGTACCGGCCGGTTGGCGTTCGAAAGCACGTTGATTAGGTTGATAATGCATTATCGCTAACTAATCCGGAGAAACCATGCCAATCCCCCGAGCCGTGCGGCGCGGACTGCAGTGGACGACCCTGGCCGCCATCGCCCTCATGTGGAGCCTGCGCCCCAGCGGCGCCCCGGCGACCTTTGCCGCAAGTGGACGGGCTGCGGCGTTCGCGGCGAGCGGTCCCGTGGCCACGCATGACGCGCTCATAGCGGATGACGTGATCACAATCGACTGGCGGCTTCTGCGCGGTCTCGATTTTCGCAAAGGCACCAGGAGTGACACGCTGCGTTGGCTCGATGGTCGGCGCGTGCGCCTGCCGGGATTCATCGTGCCACTCGAGGACTTCCAGGAGCGCGCCAAGGAATTTCTGCTCGTGCCGTACTTCGGGGCCTGTGTGCACCTGCCGCCACCGCCGCCCAACCAGATGGTGTACGCCACGCTGCGCAGCGAGTTGCCCATGGCCACGTTCTACCCAGTGTGGATCGAGGGCACGTTGCGCATCACGAACTACAAATCACCCTATGGCGTCGCGGGGTTTCGCATGCAGGTCACCCGAATGACACCCTACGAGGACAAACAACCATGAACGTTCGTCGCACGTTGCTTACCTCTGGCATCACCATGCTGATGCTGCACGTCACGCCCGGCCCGCTGCTGGCGCAGCATGTGCATGGCGCGGCCACACTCGATATCGGCATCGAGGGCAAAGCGGGACAGGCCACCCTGCGCGCCAGCGGCGAAGACGTGTATGGCTTCGAGCGGGCGCCGCGCACACCGGCCGAGCGCGCGAAGCAGGAGGCCGCGCTCAAGTTGCTGCGCGAGCAGGGGGCCACACTCATTCGCTTTCAGCCGGCGCTTGGCTGCAGCGTGACTACGGAAAGGGCGCAGGTCGTCTCGTCGAGAGGTGGACACGACGAGGTGGAAGCTCGATATCGCATCGCCTGTCGTCAGGCACCGGCGGGCAAACCGATGACGTTCGGCGTGAGCCAGGCCTTTCGCGGCATCGAAACGCTCACGGTGCAGCTGGTGTCGGACACGGCGCAGACGTCGCGCAAGATCGTGAGGGACCGAGGGACCGTCACACCGTGAACGTGTGCGTCAGTCAGCCACGCTGAGCCGCAACTCATCGAGGAAACCGCGCGCGCCTCGGCGAAGGAGCGAGGCCACATACAGGAGTGCCAGCACAGCGATAGCCGCGACCTGCCACCACACGACAGGTTCCGTATTCGCCACGGCAGGCGCGGTAGCCGCGAGTTCAGGCCACAGCAGGTTGAGCGCCACGCCCAGTGCCACCGCCGACAAGGTCATGGTGGCCGCGAACACCAGTGCCGCACGATCCCCGTGCAGACGGGCCAGCACGCCAACGGTGGCCACGTTGGTGGCCGGGCCGGTGAGCAGCAGCGCGAGTCCCGCGCCGGGGCTCACACCTGCGCCAACGAGCACCGCCACCAGTGGTGTGGACGCCGATGCGCACACGTAGAGTGGAAATCCGATCAGCGCAAAGACGAGCACATCGACCCCAAAGGGCAGTTGCATCAGCCAGGAGCCGGCTAGCACCGGGTGCAACAGGGATGCCAGCAGCAGGCCGAGCAGAATCCATGGCGCGGTATCGTCCACCACCTGAACAAAACCGGTCTGCCAGGTGCGCTGCCAGCGAGTGGTGTCAGCACGTGCCGCATCCGTGGAGGTCGGCGCAAGCGGCAGTCCGCGCGCGCGGCGCGGTGTGAGACGACCGACCACCAAGGCCACCGCCAGCGCGGCCAGTGCGGCCGCGATCACCCGCAGCACGGTGAAGTCCGCGCCGAGCAGTGGAATGCTCAGCAGCACCGCATCGACGCCGAGTTCCGGCGTCGCAACGAGGAATGCCAGTGCAGCCGTGGAGGACACGCCCTGCTGCACCAGTTGCTGATAGAGCGGGACCACGCCGCAGGAGCAGATGGGCAGTGGCAGACCGACCAGAATGCC
Encoded proteins:
- a CDS encoding DUF3299 domain-containing protein produces the protein MPIPRAVRRGLQWTTLAAIALMWSLRPSGAPATFAASGRAAAFAASGPVATHDALIADDVITIDWRLLRGLDFRKGTRSDTLRWLDGRRVRLPGFIVPLEDFQERAKEFLLVPYFGACVHLPPPPPNQMVYATLRSELPMATFYPVWIEGTLRITNYKSPYGVAGFRMQVTRMTPYEDKQP
- a CDS encoding ZrgA family zinc uptake protein, producing the protein MNVRRTLLTSGITMLMLHVTPGPLLAQHVHGAATLDIGIEGKAGQATLRASGEDVYGFERAPRTPAERAKQEAALKLLREQGATLIRFQPALGCSVTTERAQVVSSRGGHDEVEARYRIACRQAPAGKPMTFGVSQAFRGIETLTVQLVSDTAQTSRKIVRDRGTVTP